Within Flavobacterium pisciphilum, the genomic segment AGAGTATTTGATGAATACAAATCTGTTGGATCTGCTTGGCACAAAGACAGCATTGTAACATTTAATTTACCAGAATTAGATTCAACCAAACGATACAATTTATTTGTAAATTTGAGAGATAACAACAATTATCCTTTCAATAATATATTTTTAATTGTTGCTATTGAAACCCAAAGCGGTTTTACCAAAGTAGATACCCTTGAGTATCAAATGGCACATCCTGATGGAACTTTAATGGGTAACGGATTTACGGACATAAAAGAGAGCAAACTCTTTTACAAAGAAGACGTTAAATTTAAAGGGAAGTACAAAGTTCATATCAAACAAGCCGTTAGAGAATCAGGAAAAGTTCCTGGTGTACAACAACTTGAAGGAATTACTGATGTAGGTTTTAGAATTGAAAAAAAAGATTAGAATAGATTTATATGGCTGCTAAAAAAAACAATCCAACAAAAACTGATAAAGACATAAATTATTACAAAAAGGCCTTTTGGAAAATTTTTGGCTACGGTTTATTAGGTGTTATTACCTTTTTCCTATTTGCTTCATGGGGAATTTTTGGTTCTATGCCTTCATTTGAAGACTTAGAAAATCCAGATTCAAATTTGGCTACTGAAATCATCTCCTCAGATGGAGTTGTTATTGGTAAATATTTCCAAACAAACAGATCACAATTAAAATATTCTGACTTACCTAAAAGCTTAGTCGAAGCACTTGTAGCAACTGAAGATGAGCGTTTTTACGAACATTCAGGTATTGATGGTCGTGGAACATTAAGAGCCATTGCTAGTTTAGGAACTAGTGGAGGTGCAAGTACACTTACCCAGCAATTAGCGAAACAATTGTTTCATGGAGAAGGATCTAAATTTTTGCCTTTTAGAATTGTACAAAAGGTAAAAGAATGGATTATTGCTATTCGTCTAGAAAGACAATATACTAAAAATGAAATCATTGCAATGTATTGCAACGTATATGATTTTGGTAATTACTCTGTTGGGGTAAGTTCTGCAGCGCAAACCTATTTCTCTAAAGAACCGAAAGATTTAACTATGGACGAATCGGCAATATTAGTTGGTATGTTCAAAAACTCAGGTTTATATAATCCAGTAAGAAACCCACAAGGGGTTAAAAATCGTCGTAACGTTGTACTTAGCCAAATGGAAAAAGCAGGTATGATTACTAACGATCAGAAAAATAAATTGCAAGCACTTCCTATCTCATTGAAATTCAAATTAGAAAGCCACCGTGAAGGAACTGCAACTTACTTTAGAGAGTACTTACGTGACTACATGAAAAAATGGGTAGCTGAAAACAAAAAACCAGATGGTTCTGACTACAACATTTATAAAGATGGTCTAAAAATATACACTACTATCGATTCTAGAATGCAATTACACGCTGAAGAAGCTGTTTCTGCACACATGAAAAACCTGCAAGAAGAGTTTTTCCAACAATCAAAAACAAACAAAAATGCTCCTTTCGTTAATATTTCTGAAGCTGAAACGCAACGAATTATAAACCAAGCGATAAAATCTTCATACCGTTGGTCAGTAATGAAAGCTGCTGATAAGAGCGATGAAGAAATCATAAAATCATTTAGCGAAAAAACAAAAATGACTGTATTTACTTGGAAAGGTGAACGAGATACAATCATGACTCCTCTAGATTCTATACGTTATTACAAGCACTTTTTACAAGCTGGTTTAATGGCAATGGAACCACAAACGGGTAGCATCAAAGCTTGGGTTGGTGGAATCAATTACAAATATTTCCAATACGATCACGTAGGTCAAGGAGCTAGACAAGTAGGTTCTACATTCAAACCGTTTGTTTACGCTGCTGCAATTGAACAACTAAACATGTCTCCTTGTGATTCTATTCTTGATGGACCATTCATGATTCACAAAGGGCGTCATCATGTTACAGCTGATTGGGAACCAAGAAACTCTGACAACAGATACCGCGGAATGGTAACTTTAAAACAAGGTTTAGCAAACTCTATCAATACTGTGTCAGCAAAATTAATTGACCGTGTTGGACCAGAAGCAGTAGTTGATTTGGCTCATAAATTAGGAGTAAAATCTCAAATTCCAATACAACCTTCAATCGCATTAGGTGCAGTTGAAATCACTGTCGAAGACATGGTTGCAGCTTACAGTACATTTGCAAACCAAGGGGTTTATGTAAAACCACAGTTCCTAAACCGAATTGAAAATAAAAGTGGTGAGGTGATCTACGAGCCAATCCCAGAATCTCACGATGTACTAAATAAAGACATTGCTTTTGCAGTAATTAAACTTCTTCAAGGTGTTACTGAGAGTGGTTCAGGTTCACGTTTGCGTACTGAAGGTGGTGGTAGCGGAGACAAACGCTGGACAGGATATCCATATATGTTCCGTAACCCAATTGCTGGTAAAACAGGAACAACACAAAACCAGTCTGATGGTTGGTTTATGGGTATGGTTCCAAACTTAGTAACGGGTGTTTGGGTAGGTTGCGAAGACCGTTCGGCACGTTTCAAGAGCATTACCTACGGACAAGGAGCAACAGCAGCCTTACCAGTTTGGGGGTACTTTATGAAACTTTGTTATGCCGATCCTTCGTTACAAGTATCTAAATCTGAATTTGAAAGACCTGCTAATCTTTCAATAAAAGTAGATTGCTACTCAGCTCCAAAAGTTAAAGACACCACAGACACTGAGCAAAACACAGACGAATTCGAACTGTAGTTTATTTCGCTTTTAAAATAATTAATATCCTTTTGTTACTTCTGAGTTTTTCGGAAGAAACAAAAGGATATTTTTTTGAAACAAGTTAATTTACAGATCAATCCAAAACTGAAATAACAAAAACTTGAATATAAAGATATACCACAGAGCGCGCAATCCAGAAGCTTTAAAATACGTAAAGTTCGCAAAGCTTAATTTACAAATGCCTTTACGTTTTTGTCTTTGTGAACTTTGCAGTTAATTGCAGTTTCTATTAGATTATCCCCAAC encodes:
- a CDS encoding penicillin-binding protein 1A, yielding MAAKKNNPTKTDKDINYYKKAFWKIFGYGLLGVITFFLFASWGIFGSMPSFEDLENPDSNLATEIISSDGVVIGKYFQTNRSQLKYSDLPKSLVEALVATEDERFYEHSGIDGRGTLRAIASLGTSGGASTLTQQLAKQLFHGEGSKFLPFRIVQKVKEWIIAIRLERQYTKNEIIAMYCNVYDFGNYSVGVSSAAQTYFSKEPKDLTMDESAILVGMFKNSGLYNPVRNPQGVKNRRNVVLSQMEKAGMITNDQKNKLQALPISLKFKLESHREGTATYFREYLRDYMKKWVAENKKPDGSDYNIYKDGLKIYTTIDSRMQLHAEEAVSAHMKNLQEEFFQQSKTNKNAPFVNISEAETQRIINQAIKSSYRWSVMKAADKSDEEIIKSFSEKTKMTVFTWKGERDTIMTPLDSIRYYKHFLQAGLMAMEPQTGSIKAWVGGINYKYFQYDHVGQGARQVGSTFKPFVYAAAIEQLNMSPCDSILDGPFMIHKGRHHVTADWEPRNSDNRYRGMVTLKQGLANSINTVSAKLIDRVGPEAVVDLAHKLGVKSQIPIQPSIALGAVEITVEDMVAAYSTFANQGVYVKPQFLNRIENKSGEVIYEPIPESHDVLNKDIAFAVIKLLQGVTESGSGSRLRTEGGGSGDKRWTGYPYMFRNPIAGKTGTTQNQSDGWFMGMVPNLVTGVWVGCEDRSARFKSITYGQGATAALPVWGYFMKLCYADPSLQVSKSEFERPANLSIKVDCYSAPKVKDTTDTEQNTDEFEL
- a CDS encoding gliding motility lipoprotein GldH, which produces MRIKNSGILLLVAILLFSCDKKRVFDEYKSVGSAWHKDSIVTFNLPELDSTKRYNLFVNLRDNNNYPFNNIFLIVAIETQSGFTKVDTLEYQMAHPDGTLMGNGFTDIKESKLFYKEDVKFKGKYKVHIKQAVRESGKVPGVQQLEGITDVGFRIEKKD